In a genomic window of Pseudomonas putida:
- a CDS encoding AMP-binding protein, which translates to MTLLPSIQNPQALPGWSAGESDTVNDVVRRAAREFGDKPFLDVLGQVLTFNDIQREACRLANGLATLGVVKGQTVVTILDNNCDAVLMWFALNKLGAISVPVNTAFKGEFLRHQIADANAAVVIAETVYAERVGLIADQLPDLRVLVHRGEAPAECLGDKQIVALESLRSDDTHDPDVKVAPGDLTMLIYTGGTTGPSKGCMISHNYACNEARQMIICLGRTQESITWTPLPLFHLNATVTTVLCNLMIGARAVVYPRFSVSGFWPDIERSGANEANLLASMVPLLAGAPDNDAMKRCYGQLDKVYGAPFPPELQQRWRERFGVRHAVGGAGFGLTECAIVTMLPFGDPYKPNCAGKRCDSFDIRVVDDNDVELPYGTPGELIVRPLKPHVMFEGYWNRPADTLKVMRNMWFHTGDIGMIDEEGFFFFLDRKKDYMRRGGENISSYEMEKTFAAHPQIEDVAVHAVFSELSEDEVKVTAVLRPGSSVTEEELCRWAIDRVPYYAVPRYIEFRTEVPRSPVGRILKYELRDEGVTAATWDRVKANVTFDKR; encoded by the coding sequence ATGACCCTTTTGCCTTCAATCCAGAATCCGCAAGCACTGCCAGGGTGGTCTGCGGGCGAGTCCGATACGGTCAACGATGTGGTCCGTCGTGCAGCCCGCGAATTCGGAGATAAACCGTTCCTTGATGTTCTGGGGCAGGTGCTGACCTTCAACGACATCCAGCGTGAGGCCTGTCGTCTCGCCAATGGCCTGGCTACGCTGGGTGTGGTCAAGGGCCAGACGGTCGTGACGATTCTCGACAACAACTGCGATGCGGTGTTGATGTGGTTCGCCCTGAACAAACTGGGTGCCATCAGCGTGCCGGTGAACACTGCGTTCAAAGGTGAATTTCTTCGTCATCAGATTGCCGACGCCAATGCAGCGGTGGTCATCGCCGAAACCGTTTATGCCGAACGTGTTGGCCTGATTGCCGATCAGTTGCCGGACTTGCGCGTCCTTGTCCATCGCGGTGAAGCGCCCGCTGAATGCCTTGGCGACAAGCAGATCGTCGCCCTGGAAAGTCTGCGCAGCGACGATACCCATGATCCTGACGTCAAGGTCGCACCGGGCGATCTGACCATGCTGATCTACACCGGCGGTACCACCGGGCCGTCCAAGGGCTGCATGATCAGCCACAACTACGCCTGTAACGAAGCGCGGCAGATGATCATCTGCCTGGGTCGCACGCAAGAGTCGATTACCTGGACGCCGCTACCGCTGTTTCACCTCAATGCCACGGTGACCACGGTGTTGTGCAACTTGATGATTGGCGCGCGCGCGGTGGTCTATCCACGTTTCTCGGTGTCGGGTTTCTGGCCGGATATCGAGCGCAGCGGCGCCAATGAGGCGAACCTGCTGGCTTCAATGGTTCCGCTGCTGGCGGGTGCGCCTGACAACGACGCGATGAAGCGTTGCTACGGGCAACTGGACAAGGTCTACGGCGCGCCATTTCCACCTGAGTTGCAGCAACGCTGGCGTGAGCGCTTCGGCGTTCGGCACGCCGTAGGTGGGGCAGGTTTTGGCCTGACCGAGTGCGCCATCGTGACCATGCTGCCGTTCGGTGATCCTTACAAGCCCAACTGTGCCGGCAAGCGTTGCGACTCCTTCGATATTCGCGTGGTCGATGACAACGATGTCGAGTTGCCCTATGGCACCCCGGGCGAGCTGATTGTGCGTCCACTCAAGCCACACGTGATGTTCGAGGGCTATTGGAATCGTCCTGCCGACACACTCAAAGTCATGCGCAACATGTGGTTCCACACGGGCGACATCGGCATGATCGACGAAGAAGGCTTCTTCTTTTTCCTCGACCGCAAGAAGGATTACATGCGCCGTGGCGGGGAAAACATCTCCAGTTATGAGATGGAAAAAACCTTCGCGGCGCATCCGCAGATCGAGGATGTCGCGGTCCATGCCGTGTTTTCCGAGTTGTCCGAGGATGAAGTCAAGGTCACCGCGGTACTGCGTCCCGGCAGTAGCGTGACGGAGGAGGAGCTGTGTCGCTGGGCCATCGACCGCGTGCCCTACTATGCGGTGCCGCGCTACATCGAGTTTCGCACTGAAGTGCCGCGCAGCCCGGTCGGGCGGATTCTGAAGTATGAGTTGCGCGATGAAGGGGTAACGGCTGCGACCTGGGATCGGGTCAAGGCCAACGTGACATTTGACAAGCGTTGA
- a CDS encoding SDR family NAD(P)-dependent oxidoreductase, with protein sequence MLELANRRAVVTGAASGLGLAMARLFVAEGMHVVLADLPGERLEAAVQSFDAGQVTAVPTDVSDPGSMAELAERVRAEGGVDLLCNNAGITGDLPRCSWEHDLANWRRVLDVNLLGVVNGLHSFVPMMLEQGREGHIVNTASMGGLMALPFISPYAAAKAALVALSESLDLELKSLGADIAVSVLCPGLVPTGLTGPGGDHVESRAAPPGAAAKAFHEHAQKALHSASVTADQVAIQLLIAIHEKRFYVLTHENSLELAGQRWKRLTRDCSPHYRSSQA encoded by the coding sequence ATGTTGGAACTTGCTAACAGAAGGGCCGTAGTGACGGGCGCTGCCAGTGGCCTGGGCTTGGCCATGGCGCGGTTGTTTGTGGCCGAAGGCATGCATGTGGTACTCGCGGATTTACCGGGAGAGAGACTCGAGGCAGCCGTGCAAAGCTTCGATGCAGGGCAGGTAACGGCAGTGCCCACCGATGTCAGCGACCCGGGTTCGATGGCTGAGCTGGCTGAGCGGGTCAGGGCAGAAGGTGGCGTTGATCTGCTGTGCAATAACGCAGGAATAACCGGGGACTTGCCTCGCTGCAGTTGGGAGCATGACCTGGCGAACTGGCGGCGGGTACTGGACGTCAATCTGCTTGGGGTGGTCAACGGCTTGCACAGTTTTGTGCCGATGATGCTCGAGCAGGGCAGGGAGGGGCATATCGTCAACACCGCTTCCATGGGGGGCTTGATGGCCTTGCCTTTCATCAGCCCTTACGCCGCAGCCAAGGCGGCACTTGTCGCACTCTCGGAATCCCTGGATCTGGAACTCAAGAGTCTGGGTGCTGATATCGCCGTTTCAGTGCTGTGCCCAGGGCTGGTGCCCACGGGTTTGACCGGGCCAGGCGGTGACCATGTCGAATCCCGGGCCGCGCCTCCCGGCGCAGCAGCGAAAGCCTTTCATGAGCACGCGCAAAAAGCCTTGCACAGCGCATCGGTGACGGCCGACCAGGTGGCAATCCAGTTGTTGATCGCCATTCATGAAAAACGCTTTTACGTGCTGACCCACGAAAACTCTCTCGAACTTGCCGGCCAGCGCTGGAAGCGGCTGACACGCGATTGCTCACCCCATTACCGGAGCTCACAAGCATGA
- a CDS encoding MFS transporter, which translates to MSRSSEKPGTSLAINFAEFRLGWRVLILALIGIGTSVSVAPLYAFGSMIVPLQEAFGWTRGEIQPAISFLFASSVISIQITGWLFKRYGIRPVTLCSLVALALGYALMTFNTGSIWQLYGGYALLAFAGLGTMQVTWTQLVNLWFDLNRGLALAIILSGTGLAALVLPPVLSWAIGQWGWRAGYWVLGLLPLLVTLPLSLCWLSTAAPLIKQMAVAVGADVEAVKLPGMELRQAARSRRFWVCNFALLLAVTAMIGMVINTVPMLRDKGLSAADAASVFSIYGVSLVLGRVVVGYLIDRLWAPGVAFVVLLTPAFGCLIFMTQSDMHILMLGSILVGLGAGAEMDIAAFLMARYFGMRDYARVYSLHMGVIGLGSTLAPFGFAILFSRTGTYDSMLTYCVLAFPLCSVLLLTLGRYPRFDGMATPERSPAGEPLAMGQPVSRTSL; encoded by the coding sequence ATGTCTCGCTCATCTGAAAAGCCTGGAACGTCCCTGGCCATCAATTTTGCCGAGTTTCGCTTGGGGTGGAGGGTGCTCATCCTCGCCCTGATCGGCATTGGCACTTCCGTCAGCGTCGCGCCGCTGTATGCCTTCGGTTCCATGATCGTGCCCTTGCAGGAAGCCTTTGGCTGGACTCGGGGCGAGATACAGCCGGCCATTTCCTTTTTGTTCGCAAGCTCGGTGATCTCCATCCAGATCACAGGCTGGTTGTTCAAACGCTACGGCATTCGTCCGGTGACCTTGTGTTCGCTGGTGGCCTTGGCACTGGGCTATGCGTTGATGACCTTCAACACTGGCTCCATCTGGCAGCTGTACGGCGGTTACGCGCTGTTAGCATTTGCCGGGCTTGGGACCATGCAGGTGACCTGGACGCAGTTGGTTAACCTGTGGTTTGACCTTAACCGGGGCCTGGCCCTGGCAATCATTCTCTCCGGTACCGGGCTCGCGGCATTGGTACTGCCGCCGGTGTTGAGCTGGGCGATCGGGCAATGGGGCTGGCGCGCGGGCTATTGGGTGCTGGGTCTGTTGCCGTTGTTGGTGACGTTGCCGCTGTCGCTGTGCTGGCTGTCCACCGCGGCGCCGCTGATCAAGCAAATGGCCGTGGCTGTCGGCGCTGATGTCGAAGCGGTCAAGTTGCCGGGCATGGAGTTGCGTCAAGCCGCGCGGTCACGGCGCTTCTGGGTCTGTAACTTTGCGCTGCTGCTGGCGGTGACGGCGATGATCGGCATGGTGATCAATACCGTGCCCATGCTGCGCGACAAAGGGCTTTCGGCGGCGGATGCGGCCAGTGTGTTCAGCATTTATGGCGTTTCCCTGGTACTCGGCCGGGTCGTGGTCGGTTACTTGATCGATCGGTTATGGGCACCGGGCGTGGCCTTCGTGGTGTTGCTGACCCCGGCCTTTGGTTGCCTGATTTTCATGACCCAGAGCGACATGCACATTCTGATGCTCGGCTCGATTCTGGTGGGGCTCGGTGCCGGTGCGGAAATGGACATCGCGGCTTTCCTGATGGCGCGTTATTTCGGCATGCGCGACTACGCCAGGGTCTACAGCCTGCACATGGGCGTCATTGGCCTGGGCAGCACCCTCGCACCCTTTGGCTTTGCAATTCTGTTTTCCCGCACCGGCACCTACGACTCGATGCTGACCTATTGCGTCCTGGCTTTCCCGCTGTGTTCGGTGCTGTTGCTGACGCTGGGTCGCTATCCGCGCTTCGACGGCATGGCGACGCCTGAGCGTTCACCTGCAGGCGAGCCATTGGCCATGGGCCAACCCGTTTCTCGAACCTCGCTTTGA
- a CDS encoding dihydrodipicolinate reductase gives MKKLRVIVCYTGGVGRQIIRLLKGHPGMELAGVLVHDEKKEGVDAGLLSGIGAMGITATCNLEKLLAVPADCALWHGKSWSPDIVERFLRRGINVYSGIGGWYLQGEPELAALEDACQAGNTTLVAGGNIPGLISDVLPLFVSGYAGRVTLIRAWQRGYNAHYPSAVQLSQGCGFGIPVQQQTSGAMVDNLWLWGMRQSARMVADGLGLVLDDVKITNKEYALAPEDMVLQASGLHIAAGTPAGVRWTFTAYCDGRPFLEIVNEQVARLALGPGWRQRADEPNWRVEIEGLPRICCELSAQAGEDGTDHAAALNAARAVNFVPGVVAAAPGCRSILDLPAPHATHFAFR, from the coding sequence GTGAAAAAACTTCGGGTTATCGTCTGTTATACCGGCGGCGTCGGCCGTCAAATCATCCGCCTTCTCAAGGGGCATCCCGGGATGGAGCTTGCCGGTGTGCTCGTCCATGACGAAAAGAAGGAGGGCGTCGATGCAGGTCTTCTGAGCGGCATCGGGGCCATGGGCATTACGGCGACATGCAATCTGGAAAAGCTGCTCGCCGTGCCGGCCGATTGCGCGTTATGGCACGGTAAATCGTGGAGCCCCGATATTGTGGAGCGTTTCCTGCGCCGCGGTATCAATGTGTATTCCGGTATTGGCGGATGGTACCTGCAGGGAGAACCGGAACTGGCGGCACTGGAAGACGCTTGCCAGGCGGGTAACACCACGCTGGTTGCCGGGGGCAATATCCCCGGTTTGATCAGTGATGTGTTGCCCTTGTTCGTTTCCGGCTACGCCGGCCGGGTCACGTTGATCCGGGCCTGGCAGCGTGGCTACAACGCCCACTATCCGTCCGCCGTGCAATTGAGTCAGGGTTGCGGATTCGGCATTCCCGTGCAGCAGCAAACGAGCGGCGCCATGGTGGACAACCTATGGCTGTGGGGCATGCGTCAATCCGCTCGCATGGTGGCCGACGGCCTGGGGCTGGTATTGGATGATGTGAAAATCACCAACAAGGAATACGCGCTGGCCCCGGAGGACATGGTGCTCCAGGCCAGTGGACTGCACATCGCTGCTGGAACCCCGGCCGGGGTGAGATGGACCTTCACCGCCTATTGCGACGGTCGTCCTTTCCTTGAGATCGTGAACGAGCAGGTTGCCCGTCTGGCGCTCGGCCCGGGCTGGCGGCAGCGGGCGGACGAACCCAACTGGCGGGTTGAGATTGAGGGGTTACCCCGCATCTGCTGTGAGCTCTCGGCTCAGGCGGGTGAAGATGGGACGGACCACGCTGCAGCGCTGAACGCCGCGCGGGCGGTCAACTTTGTGCCGGGGGTCGTGGCAGCGGCACCCGGCTGTCGCTCCATCCTCGATCTGCCGGCGCCACACGCCACGCACTTTGCGTTTCGCTGA
- a CDS encoding SDR family NAD(P)-dependent oxidoreductase, giving the protein MQLQGKKIIVTGGARGIGASVVRAYAAQGAKVASLDVLDAEGEQAAAQVNEQFPGAVTFYHCDIANRGEVAAVFEAAVGLMGGLDAMANIAGVERTAPAEDIGQKHWDLIFDVNVRGTLHTNQAAFEHMRERGGRIINFGSAAGLTGMPGAAHYAASKGAVLAWTRTVAQEWARYGITVNAVAPMIWTPMYDAHRAKMTPGELTAHDRHLASIIPLGGKLGNADRDLAPVMVFLAGDGARFITGQTLSVDGGTVPVR; this is encoded by the coding sequence ATGCAGCTCCAAGGTAAGAAAATTATCGTCACGGGCGGCGCGCGTGGCATTGGTGCCAGCGTCGTGCGCGCTTATGCCGCCCAGGGTGCAAAGGTCGCGTCCCTGGATGTACTGGACGCCGAAGGCGAGCAAGCCGCCGCTCAGGTCAATGAGCAATTCCCGGGTGCCGTCACCTTTTATCACTGCGACATCGCCAACCGCGGCGAGGTCGCCGCGGTATTCGAGGCTGCCGTTGGCCTCATGGGCGGGCTCGATGCCATGGCCAACATCGCCGGTGTCGAACGCACTGCACCGGCCGAGGATATCGGCCAGAAGCATTGGGACCTGATCTTTGACGTCAATGTGCGCGGCACCCTCCACACCAACCAGGCGGCCTTCGAGCATATGCGCGAGCGTGGCGGGCGCATCATCAACTTTGGTTCGGCCGCCGGCCTGACCGGCATGCCTGGGGCGGCTCACTATGCGGCCTCCAAGGGCGCAGTACTTGCCTGGACGCGCACAGTGGCGCAGGAGTGGGCGCGTTACGGGATCACGGTCAATGCGGTGGCGCCGATGATCTGGACGCCGATGTACGACGCCCATCGCGCCAAGATGACGCCCGGAGAACTGACTGCCCATGATCGGCATCTGGCGTCGATCATTCCGCTGGGCGGCAAGCTGGGTAATGCAGATCGCGATCTGGCACCTGTCATGGTTTTTCTCGCCGGTGACGGCGCTCGGTTCATCACCGGGCAAACCCTGAGTGTGGACGGCGGAACGGTGCCCGTACGCTGA
- a CDS encoding acyl-CoA thioesterase, giving the protein MKRVSCSPPPPVRSNTSSVRFPFSDNLPGNPMNLSDVAQARLWNQQVLADLLCLTEQGPLVFTGDVHDANLNGRVFGGQLLAQAFLAARHCCPDKQPAMLHCLFLQGALPTLPITYQVTPLQEGKRFASFHVSGMQQTRRVIDAQVSFQVPIEGFFHVQAPPQVPDPEELPMMTQLRHGGRADWGRFEKSCAQLRIVEPQRYLCQPSSEPNLVFWVKLHERLPEDDAMQAAGLAYLSDFWVNSAAILHHVALIEARDRLFIASLNHSLWFHRPCRADQWLLFVCDSPSLRSGRALSNVRIYDQQRQLLASIAQDCLMGERD; this is encoded by the coding sequence ATGAAGCGGGTGAGTTGCTCGCCACCGCCTCCGGTACGTTCAAATACATCAAGCGTCCGGTTTCCATTCTCTGACAACCTGCCGGGAAATCCGATGAACCTGTCTGATGTTGCGCAAGCCCGGCTCTGGAATCAGCAGGTATTGGCGGACCTGCTGTGTCTCACTGAACAAGGTCCACTGGTTTTTACCGGTGACGTTCACGATGCCAACCTCAATGGCCGCGTTTTTGGTGGGCAACTGTTGGCGCAGGCGTTTCTGGCGGCCCGGCACTGTTGCCCGGACAAGCAGCCAGCGATGCTGCATTGCCTGTTTTTGCAAGGTGCGCTGCCGACGCTGCCGATTACCTATCAGGTGACGCCGCTGCAGGAGGGCAAACGCTTTGCCAGCTTTCATGTCAGTGGGATGCAACAGACGCGGCGTGTGATCGATGCTCAGGTCAGCTTTCAGGTTCCCATTGAAGGCTTCTTTCATGTCCAAGCGCCGCCGCAAGTACCAGACCCTGAAGAACTGCCCATGATGACTCAGTTGCGTCACGGCGGCCGGGCGGACTGGGGACGGTTTGAAAAAAGCTGCGCGCAATTGCGCATCGTCGAACCGCAGCGCTACCTGTGCCAGCCTTCCAGTGAGCCGAACCTGGTCTTTTGGGTAAAGCTGCACGAACGCTTGCCCGAAGATGACGCAATGCAGGCGGCTGGCCTGGCCTATCTCAGTGATTTTTGGGTCAACAGCGCGGCGATTTTGCACCATGTCGCCCTGATCGAGGCGCGCGACCGTCTGTTTATCGCCAGCCTCAACCATTCCCTCTGGTTTCATCGTCCTTGCCGCGCCGATCAGTGGCTGCTGTTCGTCTGTGACAGCCCCAGCCTGCGATCGGGGCGTGCCTTGTCCAATGTGCGGATCTATGACCAGCAGCGACAATTACTGGCATCGATTGCACAGGATTGCCTGATGGGCGAGCGCGATTGA
- a CDS encoding phosphotransferase family protein has protein sequence MKPTLPDFDGLLDWSVLQPWLDDAGLPGDGPITEVRQLTGGSQNNLFMLNRGTRQMVLRRPPRHLRANSNETMLREARVLKALAGSDVPHPALLAVCTDSSMMGVNFFLMEPLEGFSPAGQLQGRYATDASWRYQMGEAFVRAAASLSQVDYQQAGLADFGRPENWHGRQVDRWRSQLDGYRDTPGYQQSGLPSVDEVGRWLADNVPQDGRIGIIHGDYQWPNVMFSLESPRISGLIDWELSTLGDPLLDLAWVLTSWREPGDPQIPGAGSKPVVEPWDGFMSRSELIALYGELTGRDLSSLAWFFVLACYKLACLLEGTYARSLVGKAPKEMGDYLHNYATWLMAKARQLISAA, from the coding sequence ATGAAGCCGACACTTCCCGATTTCGACGGTTTGCTCGATTGGTCCGTGTTGCAGCCGTGGCTTGACGACGCAGGCCTGCCCGGCGACGGCCCGATCACCGAAGTCCGCCAGCTGACCGGCGGCTCGCAGAACAATCTGTTCATGCTCAACCGCGGCACCCGGCAAATGGTGCTGCGCCGTCCACCTCGACATCTGCGTGCCAACAGCAATGAAACCATGTTGCGAGAAGCCCGGGTGCTCAAGGCGCTGGCGGGCAGCGACGTCCCTCATCCGGCGCTCTTGGCTGTCTGTACCGACAGCTCGATGATGGGCGTGAACTTCTTCCTCATGGAGCCGCTTGAAGGCTTCTCTCCGGCCGGTCAATTGCAAGGCCGCTATGCCACCGATGCGAGTTGGCGCTACCAGATGGGTGAAGCCTTCGTTCGTGCGGCGGCGTCGCTGAGTCAGGTGGACTATCAGCAGGCCGGGCTCGCGGACTTCGGCCGTCCCGAGAACTGGCATGGTCGCCAAGTCGATCGCTGGCGCTCGCAGCTCGATGGTTATCGCGATACCCCCGGCTATCAGCAAAGTGGCTTGCCCAGCGTCGATGAAGTGGGTCGCTGGCTCGCGGACAACGTCCCGCAAGATGGCCGCATCGGCATCATCCATGGCGACTATCAGTGGCCCAACGTGATGTTTTCTCTAGAGTCACCGCGCATCAGCGGCCTGATCGACTGGGAGCTGTCGACCCTTGGCGACCCGCTGCTGGATCTTGCCTGGGTGTTGACATCCTGGCGTGAACCGGGCGACCCACAGATTCCGGGCGCTGGCAGCAAGCCGGTGGTTGAGCCTTGGGATGGGTTCATGTCCCGCAGTGAACTGATTGCACTGTATGGCGAACTGACCGGTCGCGATCTGTCCAGCCTGGCGTGGTTCTTCGTGTTGGCCTGCTACAAGCTCGCCTGCCTGCTCGAAGGCACCTACGCGCGCTCCCTGGTCGGCAAGGCGCCGAAGGAAATGGGCGACTACCTGCACAACTACGCCACCTGGCTGATGGCCAAGGCTCGCCAACTCATCTCTGCCGCCTGA
- a CDS encoding acyl-CoA dehydrogenase family protein, with product MWDFSTDPEFQKKLDWIDRFLVEEVEPLDVLFPSVSVVYNTRHEASRAILKPLQDEVKRQKLWACHLGEELGGEGYGQVALALMNERLGRSLWAPTVFGTAAPDTGNAEILAMFGTPQQKERYLQPLLDGDIVSCFSMTEPQGGADPRVFTTTAVREGGHWVINGEKWFSSNARYAEFVLVLAVTDPEAPIQKRMSMFIVPRETEGLEIIRNAPYMGERLEMDEATEGYLHYNNVRVPLDHMLGEQGGGFAVAQARLGGGRVHHAMRIVGQCQRALDMMCERALSRRTQGTLLADMGTVQTMIADSQIELEQFRLLVMKTAWIIDRSHGDPRQARAHIAMVKVGMAKIYHDIVQRALHLHGSLGATYETPLAYMWMNVPTFGLADGPTEVHRVTVARELLRRYKPAEGMFPSEHLPPKIAAARARYAHILNN from the coding sequence ATGTGGGATTTTTCGACCGACCCTGAGTTCCAAAAAAAGCTGGATTGGATCGACCGTTTTCTGGTCGAGGAAGTGGAACCGCTGGACGTGCTGTTTCCATCGGTGAGTGTGGTTTACAACACTCGCCACGAAGCCTCACGGGCCATTCTCAAACCGCTGCAGGACGAGGTCAAACGCCAGAAACTTTGGGCCTGTCACCTCGGTGAGGAGCTGGGTGGAGAAGGCTACGGCCAGGTCGCTCTGGCCTTGATGAACGAGCGTCTGGGGCGCTCCTTGTGGGCGCCAACCGTGTTCGGCACCGCCGCACCGGACACCGGCAACGCTGAAATTCTTGCCATGTTCGGCACCCCGCAGCAAAAGGAACGCTACCTGCAGCCGCTGCTCGATGGCGATATCGTTTCCTGCTTTTCCATGACCGAGCCGCAGGGTGGTGCAGACCCACGGGTGTTCACCACCACGGCTGTGCGTGAGGGTGGCCATTGGGTCATCAACGGTGAGAAATGGTTCTCCTCCAACGCACGATATGCCGAATTCGTGTTGGTGCTGGCAGTGACCGACCCCGAGGCCCCTATCCAGAAGCGCATGTCGATGTTCATCGTGCCTCGGGAGACCGAAGGCCTGGAGATCATCCGCAATGCGCCTTACATGGGCGAGCGCCTGGAAATGGATGAGGCGACTGAGGGCTATCTGCATTACAACAACGTGCGCGTACCGCTCGATCACATGCTGGGCGAGCAGGGCGGTGGCTTTGCGGTGGCGCAGGCGCGCCTCGGTGGTGGTCGGGTGCATCACGCCATGCGGATCGTCGGGCAGTGCCAGCGGGCCTTGGACATGATGTGTGAACGGGCGCTCAGTCGGCGTACCCAAGGCACGCTGCTGGCCGATATGGGGACCGTGCAGACGATGATTGCCGACAGCCAGATCGAGCTTGAGCAATTTCGCCTGCTGGTCATGAAGACCGCCTGGATCATCGATCGCAGCCATGGCGATCCGCGCCAGGCTCGCGCTCACATCGCCATGGTCAAGGTCGGTATGGCCAAGATCTATCACGACATCGTTCAGCGAGCGCTGCACCTTCACGGCTCCCTGGGCGCGACCTACGAAACACCCTTGGCCTACATGTGGATGAATGTGCCGACATTCGGCCTGGCTGACGGCCCCACCGAGGTCCACCGGGTGACCGTGGCCCGTGAGCTGCTGCGTCGCTACAAACCCGCTGAAGGCATGTTCCCCAGCGAACACCTGCCGCCGAAGATCGCGGCAGCGCGGGCCCGCTACGCGCACATCCTGAACAATTAA
- a CDS encoding SDR family NAD(P)-dependent oxidoreductase, protein MTDSTNHESLFDLTGKVVLVTGGSRGLGYQMVLAFARAGADVIIASRKLDACEAVAEQVRALGRRALAVACHVGKWQEVERLVDVAYAEFGYLDVLVNNAGMSPAVPSHEVTEELFDKVVSLNFKGPFRLGALVAQRMAAGKGGSIINVSSTGGLRPSPQIVPYAGAKAALNAMTVGLAQEYGPKVRVNTISAGPFLTDISKAWTEEMRETCANALGRPGKPEEIITTALYLASPYSSYTTGSLIKVDGGLP, encoded by the coding sequence ATGACCGATTCAACTAACCACGAGTCGTTGTTCGACCTGACCGGCAAAGTCGTGCTGGTCACGGGCGGTAGCCGAGGCCTGGGTTACCAGATGGTTTTGGCGTTCGCCAGGGCGGGTGCCGATGTGATCATTGCCAGTCGCAAGCTCGATGCCTGCGAGGCCGTTGCCGAGCAAGTGCGGGCGCTGGGCCGGCGCGCGCTGGCGGTGGCCTGTCACGTTGGCAAATGGCAGGAAGTCGAGCGCCTGGTCGACGTCGCCTATGCCGAATTCGGTTACCTCGACGTGTTGGTCAACAATGCCGGCATGTCGCCGGCCGTGCCTTCACATGAGGTCACCGAGGAGCTGTTTGACAAGGTCGTCAGCCTGAACTTCAAGGGACCCTTTCGCCTCGGTGCATTGGTTGCCCAGCGTATGGCCGCAGGCAAGGGCGGTTCGATCATTAATGTCAGCAGCACCGGTGGCCTGCGTCCATCACCACAGATCGTGCCGTATGCGGGGGCCAAGGCTGCGTTGAACGCCATGACCGTAGGGCTGGCGCAGGAATATGGTCCCAAGGTACGGGTCAACACCATTTCGGCGGGACCGTTCCTCACTGACATTTCCAAGGCCTGGACTGAAGAGATGCGCGAAACCTGCGCCAATGCCCTTGGCCGACCAGGCAAACCGGAAGAAATCATCACCACGGCGCTTTACCTGGCAAGCCCTTACTCCAGTTATACGACCGGCTCTTTGATCAAGGTGGACGGCGGGCTGCCCTAG
- a CDS encoding PaaI family thioesterase, whose translation MADGAAFLANLMADQGIDPLMQHLEILGAPQMYEEGARLQVRLKGFHMNGGGSAHGGLIMTLMDVVMACSTFASGRDQHCVTVEMKSSFMRPGGVAGDILNAQGFLRSSSRSLAFCDAEVRNEAGELLATASGTFKYIKRPVSIL comes from the coding sequence ATGGCAGACGGTGCAGCTTTCCTGGCCAATCTCATGGCGGACCAGGGTATTGATCCCTTGATGCAGCACCTGGAAATTCTCGGGGCGCCGCAGATGTACGAGGAGGGCGCGCGACTTCAGGTCCGGCTCAAGGGTTTCCACATGAACGGCGGTGGCAGCGCTCACGGTGGGCTGATCATGACCCTGATGGATGTTGTCATGGCCTGCAGCACCTTCGCTTCCGGGCGCGACCAGCATTGCGTCACCGTGGAGATGAAGAGCAGCTTCATGCGCCCCGGCGGGGTGGCGGGTGACATTCTGAATGCGCAGGGTTTCCTGCGATCGAGCAGCCGCTCACTGGCGTTCTGCGACGCTGAGGTGCGCAATGAAGCGGGTGAGTTGCTCGCCACCGCCTCCGGTACGTTCAAATACATCAAGCGTCCGGTTTCCATTCTCTGA